In a single window of the Gossypium hirsutum isolate 1008001.06 chromosome D02, Gossypium_hirsutum_v2.1, whole genome shotgun sequence genome:
- the LOC107909498 gene encoding transcription factor VOZ1, with amino-acid sequence MQNNSSKNKCSSASHQQMVDNAKNRLNFLQEQFTDLQAARKEGRAGDVAVLEEQVYQNLREWKAELCTPSPASSLLGSLGSFSDDINRLLQLYEEEDDATSPLKEPAVLKPEIDDQSLNPSTLPVIPEDYFVTHEPQEQSFQGFDLCKVSTSANADINYQLDYHPFDLQQDFDHEHLLDANGTEDYVKDANSNMLPNISPPPSAFMGPKCALWDCTRPAQGSDWFQDYCSSFHATLALNEDPPGTTPILRPGGISLKDNLLLDAVRAKAQGKNVGIPQCEGAATMKSPWNATELFDLSLLEGEIIREWLFFDKPRRAFESGNRKQRSLPDYSGRGWHESRKQVMKEFAGQKRSYYMDPQPSGKYEWHLFEYEIYGCDAFALYRLELKLANQKKSPKAKVPKDSLADLQKKMGRLTAEVPGDDKPPGKGKTKANKKAATAAAAAANVNSAQD; translated from the exons ATGCAGAATAATTCATCAAAGAACAAATGTTCATCTGCATCTCACCAGCAGATGGTGGACAATGCCAAGAACCGGCTAAATTTTCTCCAAGAACAGTTCACTGATCTTCAAGCAGCTAGGAAGGAAGGTCGAGCCGGTGATGTTGCAGTGTTAGAGGAGCAAGTTTATCAGAATCTTCGTGAGTGGAAAGCTGAGCTCTGCACACCATCCCCGGCCTCTTCTTTATTG GGTAGTCTTGGATCATTCTCTGATGATATAAACCGATTGTTGCAACTGTACGAGGAGGAAGATGATGCCACTAGTCCATTAAAGGAGCCAGCTGTGCTGAAGCCTGAGATTGATGATCAAAGCCTAAATCCCAGTACTTTACCTGTAATTCCCGAG GACTATTTTGTGACTCATGAGCCACAAGAACAATCATTTCAAGGGTTTGATTTATGCAAAGTTTCTACCTCGGCTAATGCTGACATAAATTATCAATTGGATTATCATCCATTTGATTTACAACAAGATTTTGACCATGAGCATCTCCTCGATGCCAATGGCACTGAAGATTATGTGAAGGATGCTAACTCCAACATGCTGCCAAATATCTCTCCTCCACCATCTGCTTTCATGGGTCCGAAGTGTGCACTGTGGGATTGTACAAGGCCTGCTCAAGGATCTGACTGGTTTCAGGACTACTGTAGCAGTTTTCATGCTACCCTAGCTCTGAATGAAGACCCCCCTGGCACAACTCCTATTCTACGCCCTGGTGGAATTAGTTTAAAGGATAATTTACTACTTGATGCAGTTCGAGCAAAGGCACAGGGTAAGAATGTTGGCATCCCTCAATGTGAAGGAGCCGCTACCATGAAATCTCCTTGGAATGCTACTG AGCTATTTGATCTTTCTTTACTCGAGGGTGAAATAATCAGGGAGTGGCTCTTCTTTGATAAGCCTAGGAGGGCATTTGAGAGTGGAAACAGAAAGCAAAGGTCATTACCAGATTACTCTGGACGTGGTTGGCATGAATCGAGGAAGCAGGTGATGAAGGAATTTGCGGGCCAAAAGAGGTCATACTACATGGACCCGCAACCTTCTGGCAAATATGAATGGCACTTGTTCGAATATGAGATATATGGTTGTGATGCTTTTGCTTTATATAGACTGGAGCTGAAGCTTGCGAATCAAAAGAAGAGTCCCAAAGCAAAAGTTCCAAAGGATTCGCTTGCTGATCTACAGAAGAAAATGGGAAGGCTCACTGCTGAAGTCCCTGGAGATGACAAACCTCCTGGTAAGGGCAAGACAAAGGCAAACAAGAAAGCGGCCACGGCTGCTGCTGCAGCGGCAAATGTTAATTCTGCTCAAGATTAG
- the LOC107909501 gene encoding uncharacterized protein, producing the protein MARTNKYTSINFNHVLEKNLTPSSSSSGSNKNPQSNHQTHSSFASYSSAGNVKTHGRMLVLTRPSPKPISTPPVVSPTLPQHPQPQPRSVLVPDQPPSSDQISLRPGSGTSIPGLEKEEKEGVPVSGPLKPDRFVPPHLRPGFVGREEKPEPKVLRGREQGLKHFGSSGHYGEDRRPKSGGYEKIRKSAESDLGLIPHPRSSGNRPSSSG; encoded by the exons ATGGCAAGAACCAACAAATATACCTCCATTAATTTCAACCATGTCCTCGAGAAAAATCTGACTCCTTCTTCTTCCTCATCTGGTTCCAACAAGAATCCCCAATCCAATCACCAAACCCATTCCTCTTTTGCTTCTTATTCATCCGCAGGCAATGTCAAAACCCATGGCCGTATGCTCGTCCTGACCCGTCCTTCCCCTAAGCCTATTTCCACTCCTCCTGTCGTTTCCCCAACACTTCCCCAACACCCCCAACCTCAACCTCGTTCTGTTTTAGTCCCAGATCAACCACCTTCATCTGATCAGATTTCTTTACGACCCGGTTCTGGGACATCAATTCCCGGTCTAGAGAAGGAGGAGAAAGAAGGTGTGCCCGTTTCTGGACCGCTGAAGCCAGATCGATTCGTTCCGCCTCATCTTAGGCCGGGTTTTGTTGGGAGAGAGGAGAAACCCGAACCCAAGGTTTTGCGTGGAAGAGAACAGGGGTTGAAGCATTTTGGGTCGTCGGGTCATTATGGTGAAGATAGGCGGCCCAAATCTGGCGGTTACGAGAAGATCAGAAAAAGCGCTGAATCAGATTTGGGTTTGATTCCCCATCCCAGATCCAGTGGAAATCGCCCTAGTTCTAGTGGATG A